Sequence from the Dehalococcoidia bacterium genome:
CGTCGTCTACCCCGGCCAGGTGAAGGTGGTGGTCATTCGGGAGACGCGGGCGGTGGAATACGCCCGCTAGCGTTTACCTGCGTCGGGCCCACACTCCATCCTTCGGGGCAGGGAGGTGCCTCCCTGCCCCGTGCTTTTTTCCGACGGACGCCCCGTCCGCATGGCCACCCACTCCCCCTCCCGACGCACCTGGGGCGGAGGGAAACCCACACCTCCCAGGGCGTGTGCCACCTCCTCCTGCTGCTCCTGGAGGATGCCGCTGGCCAGGAGCCAGCCCCCAGGATACAGCGCCTCCCACAGGGCAGCAGCCAAACGGCACACCACCTTGGCAGAGATGTTGGCCACAATGCCGTGGAACTGCCCCCCCTCACGCCACGGCAGGCTCCCCCTCTGCACCCGCACGCAACCCGACAGACCATTGAGGCGCACATTGGCCCGCGCCGCACGCACCGCCATCGCATCAATATCCAAACCCACTACCCGCTCCGCCCCCAGCAGACCCGCCGCAATGGCGAGAATCCCCGAGCCCGTCCCCAAGTCCAGAATGCGCCGGCCAGCGACGGGCAACTCCTGCATCCACGCCAGGCAGAGACGGGTAGTGGGGTGGTGGCCTGTGCCAAAGGCCAAGCCGGGCTCCAAGCTCAGCACCAAGTCGCCCGGCTGGGGGGTATGGGTTTCCCACACAGGGCGCACCACGATCCGCCCCACCCGCACAATTTGGAACCCCTCCTTCCACACTTTCTCCCACTGGGCCTGCTCCACCAGACGCTCCGCCAAAGGGGGCAGGGGTGTAATAAGGGAGAGGAGGCGCCATGCAGTATCCAGACGGGCGCGCCGTCGGGGGAGGGTCCTATCGGCAGGGAGGTAGGCACGGAGGGTGAGGGGGGCGTGAGGCGGGGGGGACTCCCCCTCATCGGGGTTCCAGCCCCCCTCCTGCTCCACGCAGGTGCGGGCGCCCACTCGCCCGAAAGCCACAAGCAGAGGGTCTACCAGTTCAGGAGAAACAGTCAGGGAGAACTCTACCCACCGGCGGGGAATGGGCGCGCCTTTCCTCTCAGGGGGTATCCTTGATGCCCTTAGCCTTCAGGAAGTTCACCGCATCCTGGACGGTGATAATCTTCTCCGCCTCCTGGTCGGAGATCTCTATCTTCTGTCCGTCCTTGCTGAACTCCTCCTCCATAGCCATAATCAGTTCCACCAGGTCTAGGGAGTCGGCCTTCAAATCATCCCGGAAAGAGGCTTCGGGGCGCACCTGGGCCTCGTCCACGCCCAGGCGGTCTACCACGATTTGCTTCACACGGGTGTAGACATCGGGCATGGGCACTCACCTCCGTGCGTCGTATCTGTGGTCAAGCCTCGGGTATATGCGGAATGGCCGGTGCACGCCTCTGCTACGAGGATGAGGTGAGGCGCTGGGAGGCCTCTACCACGCATCCCAGTACCCCATTGACAAAGCGGGGGGAACTATCGCCCCCATAGACCTTAGCCAGCTCCACCGCCTCATTGATGACCACTTTGGGCGGGGTTTGCATGTCTGCGGTGAGTTCATAAATCGCCAGGCGCAAAAGGTTACGGTCCACAGTGGCCAATTGGGGCACGGGCCAGGCAGGAGCACACCGCTGAATGGTCTGGTCAATGCTGGGGAGGTGCTCCAGAGTGCCCAGCAAGAGCCTCTGGGCGAAGGCGACCCCCTCCGGGGCCAGACCTGCCTCCCGGGCGATCCAATCCAGGGCCTTGTGGGGGTCGTGGCGGGCCAAGTCCACCTCACACAGGGCCAGGAAGGCCACGGCGCGGGCCCGGCGGCGCAGGGAGAACCCCTCGCACCCCAAACCCTCTTCTTCTATCTCCTGGTCCGGCTCTTGGGAGATTACCACCACGGGGCCGTTACTCCTGCCAGACTCCGAGCATCGGCGATGGGGAGCAGGCGCACCTCACGGGACATCTGGCGGAGCATGCCACTCAGCACCCTCCCCGGCCCCAACTCCACAAAGGTCTTGATGCCACGGGAGAGGAGGAACTGCATGGAGTGCTTCCAGCGCACGGGGGCGCACAGTTGCTCCACCAGTTCCTGGCGCACCTCCTGGGCGGTGGTGATGGGGCGGGCCGAGGCGTTGGCCACAATGGGCACCTGGGGGTCGCGGATGGGAACCTGGGCCAAAGCTTGCGCCAACCCCTCCCGCGCGCTAGCCATCAAAGTGGTATGGAAAGCCCCAGCCACCTGCAAGGGCACCAAGCGGCGAGCACCCCGCAGGGCGCACAGGTCGGCCGCACGGGCCACCGCCAAATGATCGCCCGCGATGACGATCTGCTCCTCGGTGTTGACGGTGGAGATCTGGGCACCCGTCTCCCGGCAGACCTCCTCCACCGTCATTTCATCCAGCCCCAGCACCACCACCATTGTGCCGGGGCAGCGCTCGGAGGCCTCCTGCATCAGGCGCCCCCGCAGGCGCACCAGGCGCACGGCGTCCTCCACCGTCAGGGAGCGGGCAGCCACCAGGGCGGTGTATTCGCCGAGGCTGTGGCCGGCGGCGTAGGCGGGTGGGGGCAGGGCCCCCTTGCCCACCACCTCCTCCAGGGCCGCCAGGCAGGCCAGGCTGGCCACCAGGATGGCAGGCTGGGCATTGTCGGTGCGGGTGAGATCGGCCTGGGGGCCTTCAAACATCAGACGGGAAAGGGGAAATCCCAGGGCCTCATCGGCCTGCTGGAACAGCGCGCGCGCCGCAGGCGAGGCCTCGGCCAGGTCCCGCCCCATGCCCACAAACTGCGTCCCCTGCCCGGGGAAGAGGAAAGCAAACGGTGCTGGCGTTAGCCCTTGGCTCACGGCTTCTGTTGCCTCCGGGTATCAGGTATTGGGATGGGAGCGCCACCCTTGCCTACTGCTGGTGCTCCCCCTGCAACACCTTCCGTCCCTTGTAGGTGCCGCAGAAGGGGCAGACATGATGGGCCAGGCGTGGACGCCGGCACTGAGGACAAGGGACAACCGCCATCGCACGGAAGCGGTAATGGGCAGCCCGCTTGCGCTGCTTAGATTTGGAGAGTTGTTTTTTCGGAAGAGGGGGCATAGCACTCCTTAGGGTTTGTCTGCCGCATCGGGTGGCAGGAGACGCCGAAGGGCCTCCCACCGGGGGTCAGAGACGGGGGCTGGGCAGGTGCAGGGGCCACTGTTCAAATCCGCCCCACAGGTGGGGCACAGGCCTCGGCAGTCGGCGCGGCAGAGGGGCTTCATCGGGATGCTCACCAAAGCATATTGGCGCATCACCTCGGTCAGGTCCAGGAGGTGATGGGCATCGATAGTGAAGGACTCCTGTTCCGGAGGAGGGAGGGGCAAACGGGCGCCCGTATGCACATCCACCGTTGGGAAAAACTCTTCGTCAAAAGTGAACTGCAAACGCTGGGAAAACTCGGCCAAGCATCGGCTGCAGGTGGATGCCACCGCCGTATCCACACGGGCCTGCACCCAGATGCCCTTCTCCGTGCGGGTGAAGCGCACCCAACTGTGGAAAGGGGCCACCAAAAGGTCATCCAGGCGCACCTGCTCTTCGTCCAGGGTATAAACCCGCGCCGACCCCACCGGCTCCTTCAACAGGGTTGCCACATTGAACTGCATGCCCACCATCCCCCGGGGGGCCGCTCCCGCCCCCCGCCCACAGGCACCTATGGTAACCCACCTCGGGGAATTGTGTCAAGGGGCACAAATCCCCCCTCCCACGCCCCTGTGCACACCCTCCCCCCCATTGGCTATAATAGGAACGCCACAAGCCTCTACCCTGAGGAGGTGCTCTGTGCCCAGCACCGTCTCCATTGACGGCGTAGAGTTCACCCGCTATGTGCAAGCCACCTTCAAAATCAAGAGCAACCGCCTGACCATCTGGGTGGACCCCCACCGCGTCGGCGAGAAGGAGGTGGGGGCCGATAAGGCTGACCTGATCCTCATCACCCACCCCCATTTTGACCACCTGGATCCCGCCTCCATCAAGGCATGCGCCAAGAAGGAGACGGTCATCGTTACCAACCCCGTGGTGGCCGGCCACCTCCCCGAGGATGTCAAGAACACCTGGAAGGTGGTGGCCATCAAGGCTGGCCAGTCCACCGACCAGAAGGGGAGCCACATCAAGGCCTTCCCTGGCTATAACCAGTACCACCCCAAGGAGCAAGGCTTCAACACCATGTTCCTGTTCACCATTGGAGGGAAGATCGTCCTCCACTGCGGGGATACCAATAAGGTGGACGAGATGGGGCAGTTGGGCCCGGTGGATATCGCCCTGGTGCCCATCGGGGGCACCTATACCTGTGATGAAACGGAAGCGGCCGCCGCCGTCAACGACCTCATCAAGCCCAAGGTGGCCATCCCCATGCACTATGGGTATGCCACAGGGGGCGACCCGCACAAGTTCAAGAGCCTGGTGAAAGGGGCACGAGTGGAAATCCTGGACCCCGTGCTCCCTGTGCGCTTCCAGGGGTAGGTGTGGAGACGATACACCAGGACGATACAGCGCTCCTCCTGCGGGTAGTGTGCGGGCGCTACAGCAACAACGCCTACATCCTGGCCTGTCGTGCCACGGGGGAGGGTCTGCTTATTGACGCCCCAGAGGAACCTCACAAGGTGCTGGACGCCCTCGGGGGCATCCCAGTGCGCACCATCCTGCTTACCCACCGCCATCCCGACCACTGGGCAGGCCTGGCTACCCTCAAGAGCGCCCTTGGGGTGCCTGTAGCCATCGGCTCCGCCGATGCGGAGGGCCTCCCCTTCCCTCCTGACATCCTCATCGCCGATGGACAGGTTTTTCCCTTTGGCAGGCATGTCCTACAGGCCATCGCCACCCCGGGCCACACGCCGGGGTCCACCTGCTTCCTGTGGGGGAGGTTCCTGTTCAGTGGGGACACCCTGTTCCCGGGCGGGCCGGGGCGCACCCGCACCCCCCAGGATTTCCGCCAGATTGTGGAGAGCATCCGTCAGCGCCTGCTGACCCTGCCCGAAGACACCCGCGTCCTGCCCGGCCACGGGGCGGCCACCACCATCGGCCGGGCGCGGGCAGAGTATGCCGTCTTTGCCAGCCGTCCCCACCCGCCCGACCTGTGTGGGGATGTGGTGTGGGCTGGGTAGAACGGGGTGGAGGTGCACCCCGCCCCACCCTCCCAGGCTTGGGATGGCATCGCGCCGAGCGCTGGTGAGCCGTCCGCGGCGCGGCCCTGGGCCTCCCAGGGTCTCGGAAGCCTATCCCCCCACCAGCAGGAGGCGACGCGCCCGTCCCAGGGGACGCCACCGCCGGTCCAGACGCCACAGGCCCGCCTCCCGCGCCAGACGGTAAGCCTCCTGCATCTCCTCATCGGTAACGGGGCGGTTGATGGCCGCAAAGCGGGGATCTTCGGCGGCCTTCCAGGCGGGGTGATACTGCTCCATCACATTGACATAGGTATCGGGGGAGAGGGACGCCAGCCAACGGAGGATGTAAGCGGTGTCCTCCAACATCCCTGGCATCACCAGGTGGCGTACCAGCACCCCCCGCAGGGCCAGGCCGTCCTCGTCCACCCTGAGCACCCCCACTTGCCGGTGCATCTCGGCGATGCTGTGGCGGGCCACTTCGGGGTAATCGGGGGCGATTAGGTAGGTGCGGGCGTGCTCCCGCTCCCAAAACTTGAAGTCGGGCATGTACACGTCTATGAGGCCGTCCAACACCCGTAGGCTCTCGGGGCTATCGTAGGAACTGGTGTTGTAGACCAGGGGAAGGCGCACCCCCATCTCCACCGCATAGGGGAGGGCCTCCACCACCTGGGGCACCACATGCTCGGGCGTGACGAAGTTGATGTTGTGGCACCCCCTCTCCTGCAGGGAGAGCATCAGGCGGGCCAGGTCGCGGGGGGTGCACTCCTGCCCCACACGGAACTGGCTGATATCCCAGTTCTGGCAGAACACACAGCGCAGGTTACAGCCCGAGAAGAAGATGGTGCCCGAGCCGTTCCATCCCCGCAGCACATCCTCCTCGCCAAAGTGGGGAAAGGCGCTGGCCACCCAGGCATAGCGCCCGATGCGGCAGACGCCGGCCTTGTCGGCGAGACGGTCTACACCTTTGCAGTAGCGGGGGCAGACACGGCACGAGGGGCCGAGTAACGCCAGGGCCTCCTCTACCTTGCGCTTCAGGGAGCCGTCCTCGTAGGCGCGCACATAGGCAGGGACGAACTCCTTGCGGGGGATAAGGAATCGCCCCTCCCCATCCACCTCTGGGGGAACCGGCCAACGCACCACACCACCTCCTGCCATGACCCTAGAGGGGGTGAGAGGGTCTGTCAAGGGGGCTAGGCCCCCCAGCACACAGCCCCTTTCCCTCCCAGGGCGCGGGCCTTACAATGGAAGGCGACACGGGGAAAGCAGGCAGATGACCAGCCACACCCGCCTCACTGCCCAAGACCTCTGGCGTATGGGCGCAGGGGATGCGCGCCGCGAACTGGTCAACGGGGAGGTCGTGGAGATGCCCCCAGCAGGTGGCGTGCACGGGAGTATTGTGACCCGTCTAGCCAGTGCCATGGCACAAGTTGCTCGCGCCAACAAAAGCGGGGAGGTGCTCTCCGGGGATGTGGGGTTCATCCTGCGCCTGCCCTATGACCCCGAACGGGTGCGCGCCCCCGACATCGCCTTCCTCGCCGCCCACCGCCTCCCCCAGGGACGCCTCCCCGAAGGCTTCCTGGACGGCCCCCCCGACCTGGCTGTGGAGATCCTCTCCCCCTCCGACAACCCCATTGAGATCCAGCAGAAGGTGCGCGACTACCTGGAGGCCGGCACCCGCCTGGTATGGGTGGTCGCCCCCAGGGCCAAGACCATCACCGTCTACCGCCCCGATGGCTCCGCACGCCTGCTCCGCGAACACGACACCCTGGACGGGGAGGATGTGCTCCCCGGCCTGCGGGTGCCCCTGTCAGAGGTGTTCTAACAGAGACGGGAGGAGCACCCATGGCAGTTACGGTAGTGATGCCCCAAATGGGCTACGACATGCGCGAGGGCAAGGTGGTGAAATGGCTGAAGCGGGAAGGGGAGACGGTGCGCCGAGGAGAGCCCCTTGCCGAGATTGAGACGGACAAGGCGGTGGTGGAGATGCCCGCTAGCGGAGAGGGGGTGGTGCGCAAAATCCTGGTGGCCGAGGGGACGACGGTGCCCGTAGGGAAGGCCATCGCCATCATCGGCACCGCCGACGAACCCCTGCCCGAGATGGCGGAGGTCGTCGCCCCTACACCCACGCCTGCCCCCACTCCACCGACGCCTACCCCTCCCCCTACGCCTGCTCCTGCCGGGGAGGTGCGTGCTTCACCTTTGGCGCGCCGTCTGGCCGAGGAACTGGGGGTGGACCTGCGCACAGTAACGGGCACCGGCCCCGGGGGACGCATCACTGAGGCGGATGTGCGCCGCGCCGCCGAACGGGCAAAGGCCCCGCCACCCGCACCTCCTCCCCCTGCACCGCCCGCACCTCCCGCCGAGGAGGAGGTGCCCCTTACCAAGATGCGCCAGGCCATCGCCCGCCTCACCACCCGCGCCAAGCAGGAGACCCCCCACTTCTATGTCTCGGTGGAGATAGATATGACCGAGGCAGTGGCCCTCCGCCAGCAGATCAACAAGGCCCTGGAAGCCCAGGGCACCCGGGTGAGCATCAACGACATGCTGGTGCGGGCGTGTGCTTTGGCGCTGAAGGAGTTCCCCACCTTCAATGCCTCCTTCCAGGACGGGAAGTTGCGGATGCACAAAGACATCCACATCGGCATCGCCATCAGCCTGGAGGGCGACCAGGGGCTGATTGTCCCCGCTTTGCTGGACTGCGCCCGCAAATCCCTGGCCGATATTGCCCGTGCATCCAAAGACCTGGTGGAGCGCGCCAACCGAGGCCACCTGACCCCCGAGGAGTATGGGGGAGCCACCTTCAGTATCAGCAACCTGGGCATGTATGATGTGGACAGTTTCATCGCTATCATCCACCCGCCCCAGGCGGCGGTGCTGGCGGTGGGGTCGGTGCGCCCCCGCCCTGTGGTACGCGACGGGCAGGTGGTGGTGCGCCAAATGTTGACCGCCACCCTCTCGGTGGACCATCGGGTAGCCGACGGTGCCCAGGCAGCCAGGTTCTTAGGGCGCATCAAGGCCCTTCTGGAGAACCCCCTCTCCCTTGTGGTGTAAGCCGTGAAGCCTCACCAGCACCTGGCCATCTCGGCCGTTCTGGGCGGGGGCGTGTGGGCCGTAACGGGGGAGCCTATGGCCCTCCCCGCCACCATTGGGGTAGGCGTCCTCATAGACATAGACCACACCCCCGACTTCTACCGGCGTTGGGTGCTGGACAAGCCCCTGCGCCTGTGGCTGGCCTTCCACGCCTACGAGTGGCTCCCCCTGGCGGCGGCGGCCTGCTGGCTGTCGGGCTGGAACCCCCTGGCGATAGGCGCAAGCGTCGGCTTTTTGGGGCACCTGCTCTGTGACCAGGTGGCCAACCCCGTGCACCCCCTCACCTACTTCATCTCCTACCGGGCCAAGGTGGGCTTTCGCGGGGACCGCCTGGTGCGGGGCGATGAAAACGCCACCCTCCGCTGGTTCCTTGCTTTGCCTGTGGTAGGGAAGCACCTCTTGTCCCTGCTGCTGTGGATGCGGCGGGTGCACGGCATCACCCGCCATCCCCTGGCCGAACCCCTCCAGGCCCCGCCAGGACGGGCGTGAGCCCCCCGTGGAGTCCGGGGGAGCAGTGCTATACTCTTGCCAGGCGCAGGCCAGGCGCCTGTGGGTGCCCCGCCCAGGGGTACAGTTGACAAGGAGGGGTGGGTGTGCTACTATGTGAAAATGGGAGCAAATCCCTCTACCTTGGGGCGGGCCGTCGCCCCTGGAGGCGTGAAAAGATGTTTTCTCGCCTACCTCTGCGTTGCCCCCGCCTGGTGGGTGTGGGACTATTCCTGGTGATTCCCCTGCTGCTCACGGCATGCACTGCCCCCCAGAACACCTTCGCTGGGCAAGGCGACCAGGCCCGCACCATCCTGGGCCTGTACTGGCTTCTCATTGGGGCGGCGGCGTTCGTGGGGGTGGTGGTCATCGCCATGCTCCTGTACGCCTTCTTCCGCTTCCGCCACCGCCCTGGTGCCGGCGAACCCCAAGAGGTACACGGCAACACCCGCCTGGAGATTGCCTGGTTCCTTATCCCCACCATCATCGTGCTCATTGTGGCTATCCCCTCGTGGCGCACCATCTTCCGCTTCGGACAAGCCCCGCCCCCTAACGCCTTGCAGGTGCAGGTGGTGGCCCACCAATGGTGGTGGGAGTTCCGCTACCTGAATCACCGTGGCCCCGATGGCAACCCCATCGTGAGTGGGAATGAACTGTATCTGCCTGTCGGGCAGCCTGTTGCTTTGACCCTGGTCTCCTCCGATGTGATACACAGTTTCTGGGTGCCCCGCCTGGCCGGGAAGATGGATGCCAACCCCGGCGTTACCACCCGTCTCACCTTCACACCCCACGAGACGGGCACCTTCTACGGGCAGTGCGCCGAGTTCTGCGGTCTCTCCCACGCCCTCATGCGCTTTCGGGTGAAGGTGCTGCCGGCCGAGGAGTTCCAGCAGTGGGTCCAGCGGCGGCAGGCCCATACCCTTCCGCCCCTGGTCGGGGACGTCCAGCGGGGCTGGGAGGTGTTCCAGGCACGGGGATGCAACGCCTGCCATACCATCGATGGCACTAGCGCCCGCGGCATCATCGGCCCCAACCTGACGGGCATGGCCAGTCGGGACGGCATTGCCGCCATGGCCCTGCCCAATACCCCAGAGGCTATGGCGCGCTGGCTGCGCAACCCGCCAGCCGTCAAGGCCGGGGCCAAGATGCCCAACCTGAACCTGACCGATGAGGAAATTTCCGCCCTGGTGGCCTTTATGGCCGCCCTCAAGTAGGAGGCGCCTATGGCTGTCAGCACTGGTGCCGTCCGTCGTCCTGCCGAAGCCACCTTCTGGTCCACCGTGTGGGAGTGGCTCACCACAGTGGACCACAAGCGCATCGGGATACTCTACTTCTGGACAGTGATCGTCTGGTTCCTGTTGGCGGGGGCACAGGCTCTGCTGATGCGCCTGCAACTGGCCCGCCCCGATGCCCAGGTGCTCACCCCCGCTGTGTATAACCAGTTGTATACCATGCACGGCACAGCGATGGTGTTCCTGGTGGGCACCCCTGTCGCCTCGGTGTTCGCCAATATGGTTTTGCCGATGATGATCGGGGCGCGGGATGTGGCCTTCCCCCGTCTGAACGCCCTGAGTTACTGGATCTTCCTGTTCGGGGGCCTGCTGTTGAACGCGGGGTGGTTGGCAGGTGGGGCCTTTGATGTGGGGTGGACGGGCTATGCCAACATGTCCACCCGCCCCTTCACCGAGGGGATCGGGGCCAACTTCTGGGTGATGGGGCTGATTGTGCTGGGCTTCTCCTCCATGGCCAGCGCCTTGAACTTCCTCGTAACCATTATCAACATGCGCGCCCCGGGGATGACCCTGATGCGTATGCCCCTCTTCGTATGGGCGCTGGCCATTGTGTTCATTCTGGTGCTGTTCGCCTTCCCTGTGCTCACGGTGGCGCTGATCTTCCTGTGGTTTGACCGCTTCTATGGCACCCGCTTCTTCGATGTGTCGGCGGGCGGGAACATCTTCCTCTGGCAGCACCTGTTCTGGATCTTCGGGCACCCGGAGGTTTATATCCTTATTCTGCCCGCCTTCGGCATCCTCTCGGAGGTGATCCCCACCTTCTCCCGCAAGCCCATATTTGGCTATACCACGATGGTGCTGGCCATGGTGGCCATCGCCTTCCTGGGGTTCAGCGTGTGGGCGCACCACATGTTCACGGTGGGCATGGGGCCGGTGGGCAACTTCGCCTTCTCTTTGTCCACCATGCTCATCGCCATCCCCACAGGGGTGAAAGTGTTCAACTGGCTGGCCACCATGTGGGGCGGGCGCATCCGCTGGCAGACGCCCATGCTCTTTGCGGGGAATGCGGTGCTTCTGTTCGTGGTTGGGGGGTTGAGCGGGATGATGCACGCCTCCCCGCCCATTGACGCCCAACAACACGACTCCTACTTCGTGGTGGCCCACTTCCACTATGTGCTGTTTGGGGGGCTGGTGATGGCTGTGTTCGCGGGGATTTACTACTGGCTCCCCAAACTGACAGGGCGCCTCCTGGACGAGGGGCTGGGCAAGGTGCACTTCTGGCTCACCTTCGTCGGCTTCAACCTCACCTTCTTCCCCATGCACTTCCTGGGGGCCCTGGGGATGCCCCGCCGCATCTACACCTACCCGGCCGAGGCGGGTTGGGGCACCCTCAACCTGCTCATCACCATCGGGGCGTTCATCACAGCGGTGGGGACTTTGTTCTTCGCCTATAACCTGTTCCGCAGTCTGCAGAAGGGTCAGCCGGCTGGGAACGACCCCTGGGATGGGCGCACTTTGGAGTGGTCCATCCCCTCACCTCCGCCCGAATACAACTTTGAGAAGATCCCCGTGGTGCACAGCCGCGACGCCTGGTGGGAGGAGAAGCGCCAGCGGCGCATCGCCCCTGTGGGCGGGGGCTCCAACGGACACGGCCCCACGCCCACCCACGCCCAGGGACACGCCCACGGGACAAGCGGGGGGGAGGAGATTCACCTGCCTAAGCCATCTATCATTCCCCTCATCCTGGCTTTGGGCCTGGCGGTGGCGGGCCTGGGCACCATCTACTCGCGGGCGCTGATCGCCCTGGGGCTGGCCATCACCGTGGGGGCCATTGTGGCCTGGGTTCTGGAGCCTCCCATCCGCGGCGTTATCCGCAGCAAGGAGTAGACGGGTATGCAGAGGGCCGTGTCTCCCGCTCCCCATGAGGCGGTGCATCCCCCCACCAATACAGGGGAGGACAACCGCAAAGTCCTGATGTGGCTGTTCCTGGCCTCGGATGTGCTGTTCTTTGGCTCCCTGATAGCCACCTTCGTCGCCTATGTGCAACGGGTGCCCCACACACCCCTCCACGAGGTGTTCAACATCCCCCTCACCTCGTGGAGTGCCTTCGTGCTCCTGATGAGCAGTGTAACTATGGCGCTGGCGGTGTGGGCATCCCATGCGGGCAAGATGCGCCTGATGCGCATCTACCTGCTGGCCACGGTGCTGTTGGGGGTGCACTTCCTGGCCAACCAGGGGTTTGAGTTCTACCACTTCGTACACGATGGGTTCACGCCCCGGGTGAACCCCGTGGGGTCGGCCTTCTTCACCCTCACGGGCTTCCACGGGGCGCACGTCACGGTGGGAGTGTTGTGGCTGCTCGCCCTATTCCTGGCGTCCTTCCGCGGCGGCATCACCCAGAAGAACGCCATTTGGGTAGAGGTAGCGGGCCTCTACTGGCACTTTGTGGATGTGGTGTGGATCGTCATCTTCGCCGTGGTCTACCTGATCGGCGCAGCCCTCTACTAGGGCGGGAGGTGCATTGTGGCTCACCCATCCCACACCCCCGAACAGCGCCACGTGGTGCACAAGGCCGGCCCCAAGACCTGCGCCCTTGTGGCCCTGGTGCTGACCGTTATCACCCTTATTGAGGTGGGCATGTTCCCCGGCTACCCCCTTTACTTTGAGGCGATGCGCCCGGTGCTGGTGCCCCTGTTTCTGTTGTTAGGGGCGGGCAAGTTCGCCCTGGTGGCCGCCTTCTACATGCACCTCAAGTATGACACCCCCATTCTGGCGGGCATCTT
This genomic interval carries:
- the coxB gene encoding cytochrome c oxidase subunit II, with the translated sequence MFSRLPLRCPRLVGVGLFLVIPLLLTACTAPQNTFAGQGDQARTILGLYWLLIGAAAFVGVVVIAMLLYAFFRFRHRPGAGEPQEVHGNTRLEIAWFLIPTIIVLIVAIPSWRTIFRFGQAPPPNALQVQVVAHQWWWEFRYLNHRGPDGNPIVSGNELYLPVGQPVALTLVSSDVIHSFWVPRLAGKMDANPGVTTRLTFTPHETGTFYGQCAEFCGLSHALMRFRVKVLPAEEFQQWVQRRQAHTLPPLVGDVQRGWEVFQARGCNACHTIDGTSARGIIGPNLTGMASRDGIAAMALPNTPEAMARWLRNPPAVKAGAKMPNLNLTDEEISALVAFMAALK
- the ctaD gene encoding cytochrome c oxidase subunit I, with product MAVSTGAVRRPAEATFWSTVWEWLTTVDHKRIGILYFWTVIVWFLLAGAQALLMRLQLARPDAQVLTPAVYNQLYTMHGTAMVFLVGTPVASVFANMVLPMMIGARDVAFPRLNALSYWIFLFGGLLLNAGWLAGGAFDVGWTGYANMSTRPFTEGIGANFWVMGLIVLGFSSMASALNFLVTIINMRAPGMTLMRMPLFVWALAIVFILVLFAFPVLTVALIFLWFDRFYGTRFFDVSAGGNIFLWQHLFWIFGHPEVYILILPAFGILSEVIPTFSRKPIFGYTTMVLAMVAIAFLGFSVWAHHMFTVGMGPVGNFAFSLSTMLIAIPTGVKVFNWLATMWGGRIRWQTPMLFAGNAVLLFVVGGLSGMMHASPPIDAQQHDSYFVVAHFHYVLFGGLVMAVFAGIYYWLPKLTGRLLDEGLGKVHFWLTFVGFNLTFFPMHFLGALGMPRRIYTYPAEAGWGTLNLLITIGAFITAVGTLFFAYNLFRSLQKGQPAGNDPWDGRTLEWSIPSPPPEYNFEKIPVVHSRDAWWEEKRQRRIAPVGGGSNGHGPTPTHAQGHAHGTSGGEEIHLPKPSIIPLILALGLAVAGLGTIYSRALIALGLAITVGAIVAWVLEPPIRGVIRSKE
- a CDS encoding cytochrome c oxidase subunit 3, which encodes MQRAVSPAPHEAVHPPTNTGEDNRKVLMWLFLASDVLFFGSLIATFVAYVQRVPHTPLHEVFNIPLTSWSAFVLLMSSVTMALAVWASHAGKMRLMRIYLLATVLLGVHFLANQGFEFYHFVHDGFTPRVNPVGSAFFTLTGFHGAHVTVGVLWLLALFLASFRGGITQKNAIWVEVAGLYWHFVDVVWIVIFAVVYLIGAALY
- a CDS encoding cytochrome C oxidase subunit IV family protein, which gives rise to MAHPSHTPEQRHVVHKAGPKTCALVALVLTVITLIEVGMFPGYPLYFEAMRPVLVPLFLLLGAGKFALVAAFYMHLKYDTPILAGIFAFGMTVGTAIVISVIQLFRHFHF